The following are encoded together in the Streptomyces sp. NBC_01465 genome:
- a CDS encoding class E sortase — protein MTALRPEQDAGGHEYDPLTDPLPPGGHGSPWFRAENNMASAEPEPEPEPEFAAVQQEQWYEPIPEPEFVAVPEPVSEPISVPVPAPVGVRDDETVALRKAEPPKAPAPTGGRAERRKAARGRGKRPEAAPAPSTAPLSRMEARRAARAAKDSPAVVASRAIGEIFITLGVLMLLFVTYQLWWTNVRAHQEANQATHSLQDDWSKGKKAAAFEPGQGFAILHIPTLDVVVPIAEGVSKSKVLDKGMVGHYDSGSLKTAMPSAKTGNFALAGHRNTHGEPFRYINHLKKGDKVVVETQDDYYTYEISSSLPQTSPSNTSVIMPIPTGSGFTKPGRYISLTTCTPEFTSTYRMIVWGKMVDERPRSKGVPSWLPGG, from the coding sequence GTGACCGCACTCCGCCCCGAGCAGGACGCCGGCGGGCACGAGTACGACCCGCTGACCGATCCTCTGCCGCCGGGCGGCCATGGATCGCCGTGGTTCCGGGCGGAGAACAACATGGCGTCGGCGGAGCCGGAGCCCGAGCCGGAGCCCGAGTTCGCTGCTGTGCAGCAGGAGCAGTGGTACGAACCGATACCTGAGCCCGAGTTCGTGGCGGTACCCGAGCCCGTCTCGGAGCCGATATCCGTGCCCGTACCCGCACCTGTCGGCGTACGGGACGACGAGACCGTGGCCTTGCGCAAGGCCGAGCCTCCCAAGGCCCCTGCGCCCACGGGAGGCCGCGCGGAGCGGCGCAAGGCGGCCCGGGGGCGGGGGAAGCGGCCTGAGGCCGCCCCGGCCCCCTCCACGGCCCCTCTCAGCCGTATGGAGGCGCGGCGGGCGGCCCGTGCGGCCAAGGACAGCCCGGCAGTTGTGGCCAGCCGGGCCATCGGGGAAATCTTCATCACCCTCGGGGTGCTGATGCTGCTGTTCGTGACGTACCAGCTGTGGTGGACGAACGTCCGGGCCCACCAGGAGGCCAACCAGGCGACGCACAGCCTCCAGGACGACTGGTCGAAGGGCAAGAAAGCCGCCGCCTTCGAACCCGGCCAGGGATTCGCCATCCTGCACATCCCGACACTCGACGTCGTCGTCCCGATCGCCGAGGGCGTCAGCAAGTCGAAGGTCCTCGACAAGGGGATGGTCGGGCACTACGACTCGGGGTCCCTGAAGACGGCCATGCCCTCCGCGAAGACGGGGAACTTCGCGCTTGCGGGCCACCGGAACACCCACGGTGAGCCGTTCCGCTACATCAATCACCTGAAGAAGGGTGACAAGGTCGTCGTCGAGACGCAGGACGACTACTACACGTACGAAATTTCCAGCAGCCTCCCGCAGACCTCGCCGAGCAACACCTCGGTGATCATGCCGATCCCGACCGGGTCCGGTTTCACCAAGCCCGGCCGTTACATCTCGCTCACGACGTGCACCCCGGAATTCACGAGTACGTACCGAATGATCGTGTGGGGCAAGATGGTCGACGAACGGCCGCGCAGCAAGGGTGTTCCGTCCTGGTTGCCCGGTGGTTGA
- a CDS encoding aminodeoxychorismate/anthranilate synthase component II gives MSARILVVDNYDSFVFNLVQYLYQLGAECEVLRNDEVELAHAQDGFDGVLLSPGPGAPEQAGVCIDMVRHCAETGVPVFGVCLGMQSMAVAYGGVVGRAPELLHGKTSLVTHEGAGVFAGLPSPFTATRYHSLAAEPEEIPAELEVTARTADGIIMGLRHRDLPVEGVQFHPESVLTEHGHLMLANWLVQCGDPGAVARSAGLAPVVGSKGAA, from the coding sequence ATGAGCGCGCGGATCCTGGTCGTCGACAACTACGACAGCTTTGTCTTCAACCTCGTCCAGTACCTCTACCAGCTGGGTGCCGAGTGCGAGGTGCTCCGCAACGACGAGGTCGAACTCGCGCATGCGCAGGACGGCTTCGACGGGGTGCTGCTCTCGCCGGGTCCCGGCGCGCCGGAGCAGGCCGGGGTCTGCATCGACATGGTGCGGCACTGTGCGGAAACCGGCGTTCCGGTCTTCGGGGTCTGTCTGGGGATGCAGTCGATGGCGGTGGCGTACGGCGGTGTGGTCGGGCGCGCTCCCGAACTGCTGCACGGCAAGACCTCGCTGGTGACCCATGAGGGCGCGGGCGTCTTCGCGGGGCTGCCCTCGCCGTTCACCGCAACCCGGTACCACTCGCTGGCCGCCGAGCCCGAGGAGATTCCGGCGGAGCTCGAGGTCACCGCTCGTACGGCCGACGGAATCATCATGGGGCTGCGCCACCGGGATCTGCCGGTCGAGGGCGTGCAGTTCCACCCGGAGTCGGTGCTGACCGAGCACGGTCATCTGATGCTGGCCAACTGGCTGGTGCAGTGCGGGGATCCGGGCGCCGTCGCGCGGTCGGCGGGACTCGCGCCGGTGGTGGGCAGCAAGGGCGCGGCGTGA